In Beijerinckia indica subsp. indica ATCC 9039, the genomic window TCTCCTGTCCCAAAGTTCGGCTTTTCTTCGCGCTGATCCCGCGAAAAACCCCTCACAACTGGGATTACGGCTTGGACCAGCCGAGCCCTTTTCTTTCACCCTCTTGAAGGATCTGGCGCGTCGACGCGCCGCCGCCCCCTATTCGCCACCCCCGGAAATCGATCCCGATATCATCGCTCAACTCGGTTATGACGCCTGGGGCGAGATTAGTTTCGACATGGATCACGCCTTATTCGCCGAAGGGCCCGGTCGCTTTCCGGTCAGTTTCTTCCCGCTCGGCAATTTCTTCCACAAATCGGTCGCGATGCATGTCGTCGCAAATGGCACGGCGCGAGAGATCCTTTATGATCCCTCTTACTTCCAAATGCCGGCGGACTCACCGGCGCGGCGCCTGTCGCCAAACGCCGGCTTTGCCGGTCTGCGCATCCAGGAGGCCCGCGATGGTGCCCTTGATTGGCGCCATAATGATTGGGTAGCCTTTCTCGGCGCGTCCTATTTCCGGGCGATCGGCGCCCTGCATCAATATGGCCTTTCGGCGCGTGCTGCCGCTCTCGACGTCGCAGTCGCCGGCCATGCCGAGGAATTTCCCGATTTCACGGGTTTCTTCATCGAACAGGATGAGACCCGCGACGGCCTGACGATCTATGCGCTGCTGGAAAGCCCTTCGCTAACGGGCGCCTGCCGCTTTGTCCTGACGCGCGATAAAGGCGTCACGATGCATGTGGACCAGACGCTCTCTATCCGTAAGCCCGTCACCCGTTTCGGTCTCGCGCCCCTGACTTCGATGTTCTGGTTCTCCGAAACCGTCAAGCCGACCGCCGTCGATTGGCGACCGGAAGTGCATGATTCCGATGGGCTTGCGATCTTCACGGGCAATGGCGAGCACCTCTGGCGGCCGCTCAACAATCCGCCGCGCACCATGGTCTCCTCGTTTATCGATCAGCATCCGCGCGGCTTCGGCCTGTTGCAGCGGGATCGCATTTTCGATCACTACTTGGACGGGGTGCGCTATGATCTCCGTCCGAGCCTCTGGGTCGAGCCCCTGGGCGAGTGGGGCAAAGGCGCGGTCCAGCTCGTCGAAATTCCGACCAACGACGAAATCCACGACAATATCGTCGTCATGTGGGTGCCGGAGCAGCCCATGACGGCCGGAACCGAATTAAACCTCGCCTATAAACTCTATTGGCAGGCCGATGAGCCCTTTCCGAGCCCGCTTGCACGCTGCATCGCGACACGGCTCGGCAATGGCGGGCAGCCTGGCCAACCACGGCCGAAAAGCATCCGCAAATTCATGGTCGAATTTTTGGGCGGCCCCCT contains:
- a CDS encoding glucan biosynthesis protein, giving the protein MSGKSFESESVGLCRHRRDVLKALTAFGLLSQSSAFLRADPAKNPSQLGLRLGPAEPFSFTLLKDLARRRAAAPYSPPPEIDPDIIAQLGYDAWGEISFDMDHALFAEGPGRFPVSFFPLGNFFHKSVAMHVVANGTAREILYDPSYFQMPADSPARRLSPNAGFAGLRIQEARDGALDWRHNDWVAFLGASYFRAIGALHQYGLSARAAALDVAVAGHAEEFPDFTGFFIEQDETRDGLTIYALLESPSLTGACRFVLTRDKGVTMHVDQTLSIRKPVTRFGLAPLTSMFWFSETVKPTAVDWRPEVHDSDGLAIFTGNGEHLWRPLNNPPRTMVSSFIDQHPRGFGLLQRDRIFDHYLDGVRYDLRPSLWVEPLGEWGKGAVQLVEIPTNDEIHDNIVVMWVPEQPMTAGTELNLAYKLYWQADEPFPSPLARCIATRLGNGGQPGQPRPKSIRKFMVEFLGGPLKDLLPGEKPEAVLWASRGGFSYIFTEAVPDDVPGHWRAQFDFTDSAPADTNDPVEMRLYLKTGNKVLSETWAFQYHPF